The Daucus carota subsp. sativus chromosome 7, DH1 v3.0, whole genome shotgun sequence genome window below encodes:
- the LOC108193162 gene encoding oxygen-dependent coproporphyrinogen-III oxidase, chloroplastic yields MLLNTPPAPTLTPKLIPHSSLPNLSFPPSTFLPKSKPTRTPFLLRAMIEKETPEAHRPDTFLRDYDASSSSSLSVRNRFEKMIRDVQDSVCAAIEAADGGAKFKEDVWSRPGGGGGISRVLQDGSVWEKAGVNVSVVYGVMPPEAYRAATSANGNVKPGPVPFFAAGVSSVLHPKNPFAPTLHFNYRYFETDAPKDAPGAPRQWWFGGGTDLTPAYIFEEDVKHFHTVQKRACDKFDPSFYPRFKKWCDDYFYIKHRNERRGLGGIFFDDLNDYDQEMLLGFSTECANSVVSAYLPIIEKRKDTPFTDQHKAWQQLRRGRYVEFNLVYDRGTTFGLKTGGRIESILVSLPLTARWEYDHAPEEGSEEWKLLDACINPKEWI; encoded by the exons ATGTTGCTGAACACTCCTCCTGCTCCTACCTTAACTCCTAAACTCATTCCCCATTCATCTCTACCAAATTTAAGTTTCCCCCCTTCTACATTTCTCCCCAAATCCAAACCCACCAGAACCCCCTTTCTTCTGCGCGCCATGATCGAGAAAGAAACCCCAGAAGCTCACCGGCCCGACACTTTCCTCAGAGACTATGAtgcgtcatcatcatcatcgttgTCTGTTAGAAACCGGTTTGAGAAGATGATTAGGGATGTGCAGGACAGTGTTTGCGCCGCCATTGAGGCGGCTGATGGGGGAGCCAAGTTCAAAGAGGATGTGTGGTCAAGGCCTGGTGGGGGTGGGGGGATTAGTAGGGTTTTACAGGATGGGTCTGTTTGGGAGAAGGCGGGGGTTAATGTCTCTGTTGTTTATGGGGTTATGCCTCCCGAAGCTTATCGTGCGGCGACTTCGGCTAATGGGAATGTTAAGCCTGGCCCTGTGCCCTTTTTCGCTGCTGGAGTCAGCTCG GTTTTGCATCCAAAGAATCCATTTGCGCCAACACTTCATTTTAATTATCGGTATTTTGAGACTGATGCCCCAAAAG ATGCTCCTGGAGCTCCACGACAATGGTGGTTTGGTGGTGGTACTGATCTGACGCCTGCATACATCTTTGAGGAGGATGTCAAGCACTTCCATACG GTGCAAAAGAGAGCTTGTGACAAGTTTGACCCTAGCTTCTACCCTCGTTTCAAAAAATGGTGTGATGATTACTTCTATATCAAG CACCGAAATGAAAGGCGAGGACTAGGCGGGATATTCTTTGATGATCTTAATGACTATGATCAGGAGATGCTGCTTGGTTTTTCTACTG AGTGTGCAAATTCTGTGGTTTCTGCTTATCTCCCAATAATAGAAAAGAGGAAAGACACACCTTTCACAGATCAACACAAGGCATGGCAGCAATTGCGAAGAGGGCGCTATGTAGAATTTAACCTA GTATATGATCGGGGAACAACATTTGGTCTGAAGACAGGAGGTAGAATCGAAAGTATTCTTGTTTCTCTTCCACTAACAGCTCGGTGGGAGTATGACCAT GCTCCAGAAGAAGGAAGTGAAGAGTGGAAGCTACTTGATGCATGTATCAACCCCAAGGAATGGATCTAA
- the LOC108193405 gene encoding ferredoxin C 2, chloroplastic, with protein sequence MDAQALCNVCTPFHRKPTLLRSPIAASNSLKFRRKMTVKSELQTTTTPSVNGAYSPSVRTHKVTVNDRQRGVVHEFVVPEDQYILHTAEDQDISLPFACRHGCCTSCAVRIKSGDIRQPEALGISAELKAKGYALLCVGFPTSDIEVETQDEDEVYWLQFGRYFARGPIERDDYALELAMGDE encoded by the exons ATGGACGCTCAAGCTCTGTGTAACGTCTGTACTCCGTTTCACCGGAAACCTACACTTCTCCGGTCACCGATTGCCGCCTCAAATTCGCTGAAATTCCGGCGTAAGATGACCGTAAAGTCGGAGCTTCAAACTACCACAACGCCTTCTGTTAATGGCGCTTACTCACCATCAGTACGGACGCACAAGGTCACTGTTAACGATAGACAGCGAGGCGTTGTTCATGAATTCGTTGTTCCAGAG GATCAGTACATATTACACACAGCTGAAGATCAGGATATTTCTCTCCCTTTCGCTTGCAGGCACG GTTGTTGCACAAGTTGTGCTGTTCGTATTAAATCTGGAGATATTAGACAGCCTGAAGCCTTAGGAATATCTGCCGAATTAAAGGCCAAG GGGTATGCACTTCTCTGTGTGGGGTTTCCAACATCCgatattgaagttgaaacacaagATGAGGATGAG GTCTACTGGCTTCAGTTTGGAAGATATTTTGCCCGAGGGCCTATT GAAAGAGACGACTATGCACTGGAGTTAGCTATGGGGGATGAGTAA
- the LOC108193347 gene encoding aluminum-activated malate transporter 12: MFWGFNLGFKMSVLMVNELESVKKYLYVLMLKAKRFPGMAWRSMWKVGKEDPRRVIHSLKVGLSLTLVSLLYLMEPLFKGIGSNAIWAVMTVVVVLEYTAGATLCKGLNRGLGTLAAGSLAFLMEFIATEYGRVFRAIFIGVAVFVIGAAATYLRFLPYIKKNYDYGVVIFLLTFNLITVSSYRVDNVLKIAHDRFYTIAIGCGICLLMSLLVFPNWSGEDLHNSSVSKLEGLAMSIEACVSKYFKDHEIEPDISKDNTEEDPIYLGYKAVVDSKAYDETLALHASWEPRHSRHCYRYPWQQYVKLGAVLRSFGYTVVALHGCLETEIQTPRSVRALFKDPCTRLAGEVSKALRELADSIRNRRQCSPEVLSDHLHEALQDLNAALKSQPRLFIGSKTNQTSNMLALAAATARQTIDKHLSSVKTDSSALNEWKLSKRVSEKTKEAERKALRPTLSKIAITSLEFSEALPFAAFASLLVETVARLDIVIEEVEELGRMASFKEFDPDDEITVTCENPKVEAASTYNNNLPSHAAD; the protein is encoded by the exons AtgttttggggattcaacttggGTTTTAAAATGAGTGTGTTGATGGTAAATGAGTTGGAGAGTGTTAAGAAATATCTTTATGTTTTGATGCTGAAAGCTAAGAGATTTCCAGGCATGGCATGGAGAAGTATGTGGAAAGTGGGAAAAGAAGATCCAAGAAGGGTCATTCATTCACTTAAAGTTGGTTTGTCCTTGACACTTGTGTCCTTGTTATATCTGATGGAGCCTTTGTTTAAAGGAATTGGATCTAATGCCATCTGGGCTGTTATGactgttgttgttgttcttgAATACACTGCTG GGGCTACCTTGTGCAAAGGATTGAATAGGGGATTAGGAACACTGGCAGCTGGATCACTGGCATTTTTAATGGAGTTTATTGCTACTGAATACGGGAGGGTTTTTCGAGCTATTTTTATAGGTGTTGCTGTTTTTGTGATTG GTGCAGCAGCTACATACCTAAGATTTTTGCCATACATAAAGAAAAATTATGACTATGGCGTAGTGATCTTTTTGTTGACATTTAATTTGATAACTGTTTCAAGCTATCGTGTGGATAATGTGCTGAAAATTGCACATGACCGTTTTTACACCATTGCGATTGGTTGTGGAATCTGCCTTCTGATGAGCCTTCTAGTCTTTCCCAATTGGTCTGGAGAAGACCTCCATAATTCCAGTGTTTCTAAACTTGAAGGATTAGCCATGTCAATTGAAG CATGTGTGTCAAAATACTTCAAAGATCATGAAATAGAGCCCGACATAAGCAAAGACAACACAGAGGAGGATCCTATATATTTGGGCTACAAGGCTGTTGTGGACTCCAAAGCTTATGATGAGACCTTG GCACTACATGCAAGTTGGGAGCCAAGGCACTCGAGGCACTGTTACAGATACCCGTGGCAGCAATATGTAAAACTTGGAGCTGTTCTTCGGAGTTTTGGATATACTGTTGTGGCTCTGCATGGCTGTTTGGAAACAGAAATCCAG ACACCAAGGTCTGTGAGAGCTCTCTTTAAAGACCCTTGCACTCGACTAGCTGGAGAAGTATCGAAAGCCTTGAGGGAACTAGCAGATAGCATCAGAAACCGCCGCCAATGCTCACCAGAAGTGCTATCTGATCATTTACATGAAGCCCTTCAAGATCTCAACGCTGCACTAAAATCACAACCAAGACTCTTTATTGGTTCAAAGACGAACCAGACGAGCAATATGCTTGCCTTAGCAGCTGCAACAGCGAGACAAACCATAGACAAGCACTTATCAAGTGTGAAAACAGATTCATCAGCATTGAATGAGTGGAAATTATCTAAAAGGGTATCTGAAAAAACCAAAGAGGCCGAGAGAAAAGCGTTGAGGCCAACATTGAGCAAGATTGCAATCACTAGCCTTGAGTTTTCAGAGGCACTTCCCTTTGCTGCATTTGCTTCTTTGTTAGTAGAGACTGTGGCAAGGCTTGACATTGTTATTGAAGAAGTAGAAGAACTGGGAAGGATGGCTAGTTTCAAAGAGTTCGATCCTGATGATGAGATAACTGTGACTTGTGAGAATCCTAAGGTGGAGGCTGCTTCAACTTACAATAATAATCTACCTTCACATGCAGCAGACTAG
- the LOC108193348 gene encoding NAC domain-containing protein 71 produces MGRGSLPPGFRFHPTDEELVGYYLKRKLEGLEIELEVIPEVNLYKFDPWELPEKSFLPDSDMEWYFFCPRDRKYPNGSRTNRATKIGYWKATGKDRKVVCHSSVTGYRKTLVFYTGRAPAGDRTEWVMHEYRLSDDITEGEGSQNFQGPFALCRILKKNEQAMKKNNTDRCSKAKQFPCSSMKGDVKSTRTLDETVIISGDLRFQQSGMATQCNYSSTLTLPITPMVEGDILAAPQMADSSSLWVSPYFILDSSKEFSSGQEVVHIKSLQNEFPKPELPSQAYEQIDLSSSSSYSTFTGEIELTKNFLIENSMSSPYSGHGDYMDFFVDGNMSHEGMEVLDTAPICRQISGDGSFGDFSGLWTPEDNYVVVI; encoded by the exons ATGGGAAGGGGATCACTCCCACCCGGATTTAGGTTTCACCCTACCGATGAGGAATTAGTTGGCTATTACCTGAAACGCAAACTAGAGGGACTTGAAATTGAGCTTGAAGTGATTCCAGAGGTTAATCTTTACAAGTTTGATCCATGGGAGTTACCAG AAAAGTCATTTCTCCCAGACAGTGATATGGAGTGGTATTTCTTTTGTCCCCGCGATAGAAAATATCCAAACGGATCAAGAACAAACCGAGCTACAAAGATAGGATACTGGAAAGCCACAGGAAAAGATAGGAAAGTAGTATGCCATTCGTCTGTAACTGGATACAGGAAAACACTAGTGTTTTATACTGGAAGAGCTCCTGCAGGTGATAGAACAGAATGGGTGATGCACGAATATCGTCTCTCTGATGATATTACTGAAGGTGAAGGATCTCAGAACTTCCAG GGACCTTTTGCATTGTGCCGTATTCTAAAGAAGAATGAGCAGGCAATGAAGAAGAATAACACAGATAGATGCTCCAAAGCTAAACAATTTCCATGTAGTTCAATGAAAGGGGATGTTAAGTCAACTAGAACTTTGGATGAGACTGTGATCATCTCTGGTGATTTGCGATTTCAGCAAAGTGGTATGGCTACTCAGTGTAATTATTCAAGTACTCTTACTCTTCCAATAACACCAATGGTGGAAGGAGATATATTAGCTGCTCCACAAATGGCTGATTCTTCAAGTCTTTGGGTCTCTCCTTATTTTATCCTTGATTCATCTAAG GAATTTTCTTCAGGCCAAGAAGTAGTTCATATAAAGTCCCTACAGAATGAGTTTCCAAAACCGGAGTTGCCATCTCAAGCATATGAGCAAATCGATCTATCTTCAAGTTCATCGTACTCAACTTTTACAGGGGAAATTGAACTTACTAAAAATTTTCTAATAGAAAACAGCATGTCATCACCTTACTCAGGACACGGAGACTACATGGATTTTTTTGTAGATGGGAACATGTCACACGAAG GGATGGAAGTACTGGACACAGCTCCCATTTGCAGACAGATCAGCGGTGATGGGAGTTTTGGAGATTTCAGTGGTCTGTGGACACCCGAAGACAACTATGTTGTTGTGATATAA